In the genome of Amaranthus tricolor cultivar Red isolate AtriRed21 chromosome 15, ASM2621246v1, whole genome shotgun sequence, one region contains:
- the LOC130801153 gene encoding uncharacterized protein LOC130801153 — MNFAASLCQRVNLRQLVSTFPAYAAATDASGAGLALVFRRWATKKTAGSSKNGRDSKPKFLGVKKFGGERVIPGNIIVRQRGTRFHPGDYVGIGKDHTLYALKEGHVKFEKHKLSGRKWVHVEPKDGHVIHPVYAEADNPQLKTAA, encoded by the exons ATGAATTTTGCTGCATCATTATGCCAAAGAGTCAACCTTAGGCAATTGGTCTCTACTTTTCCTGCTTATGCAGCTGCAACTG ATGCTTCTGGGGCAGGTTTGGCTTTAGTTTTTAGAAGGTGGGCTACTAAGAAGACAGCTGGATCGTCAAAAAATGGAAGAGATTCTAAGCCTAAATTTCTTGGTGTGAAGAAATTTGGAGGCGAG AGAGTTATACCAGGTAACATCATTGTTCGGCAGAGAGGAACTCGATTTCATCCTGGAGACTACGTTGGCATAGGAAAGGACCACACCCTGTATGCACTCAAAGAAGGCCATGTGAAGTTCGAGAAACATAAGTTGAGTGGTCGCAAGTGGGTGCATGTTGAGCCTAAGGACGGTCATGTTATTCATCCCGTTTATGCAGAGGCCGACAATCCTCAACTGAAGACTGCTGCTTAG